One Natronomonas gomsonensis genomic window, GGCTCCGACCGTCCCACGACGCCGACGGAGGGTGCCGGCTCCGGGTTCGGCGTCGGTACCGCGGCCCTCGCGACTCTCGCGGCGGCCGTGCTGTTCGGCCGTCGATAGTCGACGCGCCGCTACTTAGAGGTGTTCTGCGAGTGCGGGTGCGACGCTGACCGTCGATACCGCCCGCTCGATGGTGTCCGTTCCGAACACGCCGTCGACGCCGACGCGAGCCAGTTTCGTCCGGGCGCTGGCGGCGAGCATCGGGTGGACGCAGGTCACGAACACGCGGTCGGGATCATCCAATTGCGCGATGGCTGTGCTCATCGTCGACCCCGTGGCGACGATGTCGTCGACCAACACCACGTCGCGACCGGCCGTGTCGGCGTCGCTCGGTTGCATCTCGACCTCCGTATCCGAGAGGCGGTGTTTCTCGAAGTAATCCACCTCGCCGTCGCCCGCAGTGTCTCGAACGGTCTTCGCGAGGTCGATGGCACCCTCGTCCGGCGAGAGGAAAAGCGGGTCCGAAAGTGCCGGCAGGGTGTCGGCGAGCAATCCGGCGGCGTCGACGGCCCGACACGGCACATCGAAGAAGTCACACACCGCATTCTCGTGGGGGTTGACTGTCAGTACGCGGTCGGTTCCCGTCGAGATGGCTCGGGCCATCGCACGCGCGGAGACGGGTTCGCCCTCGGCGAAGGCCTCGTCCTGTCGTGCATACCCCATGTACGGGAGGACGGTGACGACCTCCTCGGCCTGCTGGCGGGCGGCGTCCTGCAACTGGAGCAACTCGACGTGGGCGCCGTCGGAGACCGTCGAGGCGACGACGACCGCGCGGTCATCGGTGTCCGGAACGCGGACGACCCGTTCCCCGTCGGCGAACTGTTCGTACTCGACGGCCGCAAGCGACTCTCCCAACGCCGCCGAGAGTGTGGCCGCGAGGTCCTGTGAGGCGGAGCCCGGAACTATCATGCGCGAGGCTCCGCGTTCCGGGGGTAAACGCGTTTTCCTTCGACCTTTTTTTGGCTCGGGTGTGCCGAAGGCGCACCGCGTGGCGGCTTCGCCGCCACGACATGCGGTTGCGGGACACAGGCCCGCAACCCACTCGCGGCAAAAACGTCGATGAAAAAGGCGCGAACGCGCCGACGGCGCGTTCGCGTGAACCGCGCTCGCTGCGCTCGCGCGGATGCTGGACTAATTACAACACAAGTTACCGCTCTCGAACCACGACGAACTCCGCGAGGTCTTCGAGATACCCGACTGCCTCCGAGCCGACGGAGTCGGCGGCTTCCAGTGCGGCGAGGGCTGCATCGGATTCCTCGCGGGCGCGCTGGTTCGCCTCTTCGGGCGTCATCTCCGTAATCTGGACCAGCGACGGCCGGGCCATCTCCTCGTCTTGGCCGGTCGGCTTGCCGAGTTCCTCGGCGTCGGCCGTCGCGTCGAGGACGTCGTCGCGAATCTGGAATGCAATACCGACCCGCTCGGCGTACTGGCCGAAGGCCTCGACGGTGTAGGCGTCGGCGTCGGCGGCGACCGCGCCCAACTCGGCGGCGGCCCGGAACAGCGCGCCGGTCTTCCGGCGGGCGAGTTCCATGTACTCGTCTTCGTCGGTCGGCTGGGCGACGAGCTCGGTCGCCTCGCCCTCACCGAGTTCGACCATCGACTCGCTGACGACCTGCATGGCGCGCTCGTCGGCCGAAAACAGCGCGAACGCTTCCCCGAGCAAGCCGTCGCTGGCGACGATGGCCGACCCGTGGCCGAAGGCCGCCCACGCGCTGTCGACACTCCGGCGCAGTTCGGACTCGTCGATGATGTCATCGACGACCAACGAGGCGTTGTGGACCAACTCGATGCCGACCGCGAAGTCGACGGCGTTTCGGGACGGCTCAGAGCCGCGGCCGTCGTCGCCGGACAGTTCGCCGCCGGCGGCCTCGAAGGCCAGAAGCGTCACCGTCGGGCGGACGCGTTTGCCCCCCGACAGCGAGACGTGTTCGAGGCGGTCGGTCATCGCCTCGGGGTCGGTCGAATCGAGGACGGCTTCGAGCCGGTCCTCGACGAACGACCGACGCCGCTCCAGATACTCCATAAAAGTGGTAGGTTCGTTCCTCGGAAGTACGTGTCGGATACGGACGAAAAATGTGGATATCGAGGGTCGAAAACCGGCCTACAGGTCGGGCGCTTCGCCGCCGAACTCCTCGATGAGTTCGGGAACGACATCGAAGAGGTCGTCGACGATGCCGTAGTCGGCGATGTCGTAGATAGGCGCGTTCGGGTCGGTGTTGATGGCGACGATGGTGTCGGCGCCTTTCATTCCAGCGACGTGCTGGACGGCCCCGGAGATGCCGATGGCGATGTACACGTCGGGGGTGACGACCTTCCCGGACTGGCCGACCTGTCGGTTCTTCGGCAGCCAGCCGTTGTCGACGATGGGTCGCGACGAGGACAGCGTCGCGCCGAGGGTGTCGGCGAGTTCCTCGACGAGCGGGAGGTTCTCCTCCTCGTCGATACCGCGGCCGATGGAGACGAGCACGTCCGCCTCGGTGATGTCGACGTCGCCGCCGCCGACTTCCTCGAAGCCGTTGACGGTCGTCCCGAGGGCGCTTTCGTCGATGTCAGCGTCGAAGGCCTCGATTGCGGCGTCGCCGGCCGCTTCGGCCTTCGGCCACTCCGCCGGCCGGATGGTCAGCGCGTAGTCGTCGGCGTCGATGTCGTAGGTCGTCTCGACCTTGCCACCGTACTGTTCGCGGGTGACTTCGAGGTTGCCGTTCGTCTCGAAGTCGACGACGTCGGTGACGAGCGGCAGGTCGAGTCCCTCGGCGACCGCCGGTGCGTAGTCGAGGCCGTTGACCGAGTTCGGCATCAGAAGCGCCGTCGGCTCGACCTCTGTGGCCAACTGCTCGATGGCTTGGGTGTAGACGCCGTGGTTGAACTCCTCGCCCTCGTCGACGGTGTAGATGGTGTCGACGCCGTCGCGGTTTACGTCGTCGGCGAAGCCCTCGACGTCGCCGCCGATGACGGCGAGTTCGAGGTCGGTGCCGAGGTCGTCGGCCAGTTCGCGGCCGGCCGTGACGAGTTCGTAGGACACGTCACGAACATCGCCGCGGCGGTGTTCGGTGATTGCGAGAACGGTCATCCTTCAACAACCCCCTTGTCGCGGAGGAACGTAGCCAGTTCTCCTGCGGTCTCCTCTGCACTACCCTCCCAGAGCGTGGCGTCGCCCTCGGATTCGGGCTCGTACATCGACGTGCGCTCGACCGGCGACTCGACGACGCTGTCGTCGAGGCCGAGGTCATCGAGCGTGTGAACGTCCAGCGGCTTGCGCTGTGCTTGTCGGATGCCACGGAGGCTCGCGTAGCGCGGTTCGTTGATACCGGTCTGGATGGTCAACACGGACGGGAGTTCGACGTCGGTGAGTTCCTCGATACCGCCTTCGAGTTCGCGGTGGACGGAGGCGACGCCTGCCTCGATGTCGAGGGCGTTGACGACGGCGGCCCACTCGAAGCCGATGCGGTCGGCCAGTGCGACGCCGGTTGCGCCGTTTGCGTCGTCGCCGGCCTGAACGCCGGTGAGGACGAAGTCGGGGTCCTCCTCTTCGACGACGGCGGCGAGGATGTCGGCTTTCGACTCGACGTCGAGGAACTGGGCGTTCTCGAGGGAGTCGTCCCACACGCGGAGCGCGCGGTCTGCGCCCTTCGCCAGCGCCATCCGAACGGTCTCCTCGGCGCGTTCGGGGCCGATGGTGACGGTGACGACCTCCACGTCGTCGTTCTCCTCCGAAATCTGTACGGCTTCCTCAACGGCGTAGTCGTCCCACTCGTTGAGATCATACTCGAGGGAGCCCTCGTCGATGTCGAGTCCCGAAATCTGGAACTCGTCGTCGACCTCGGCCACCTCTTTGACGGTGACGAGTATTTTCATGCGTTCCGATCGGTTCTAGCGAACTACGAAATCCAGATAAGTGTTTCCACTCGGCGCACTGGCTACGTTCAGTATCCGTCTCGGGCCCCCGCCGAAAGTTACATGCACGCACCGACAGTCACTCGATTCAATACAATGGATTCAGTACAGTCACTCGACGGACAGACGGCACTCGTGACCGGTGCGAGTCGCGGCATCGGGCGAGCAACGGCGGTTACACTGGCAGCGCATGGCGCAGACGTGGCACTAGCTGCCCGGAGTAGGGACGCACTATCGGCGGCGGCAGACGAGATTACGGACGAACATGACGTCAGTACGGTGGCCGTGCCGACCGACGTCACTGACGAGAATGCAGTAGAGTCGATGTTCGAGACAACGGTTGACACCTTCGATGGACTGGATATCGTCGTGAGCAACGCCGGGAGGGCCCACGAACGCCGACTTGGAGACCTCTCGACAGAAGAGTACCGAAGGCTGATGGCCGTGAACGTGGACGGGACGTTCTTCACCGCACGGAGCGCCGACCCGTACCTCCGAGCATCAAGCGGCCACCTCGTTTTCGTCGGGAGCATAGCCGCGAAGTACCCTGCCCCGAAGTTCCCGGTCTACGCTGCGAGCAAGTGGTGGATTCGTGGGTTTGCACTGAGTATTGCGGGCGACTTGGGGACCGACGACGTGGCGACGACTGTCGTACACCCGACATCGGTCCGTACAGATATCGGCGTGGAAGCCCGTCCAGAATCGCTCAAAGAGACCTATGCCCCCGGCGAGGTACCCGAACCGGAGGACATCGCGAGCGCAGTTGTCTTCTCGGTCACTCGCCGGTCTCCGAACACGGTTAGCGAACTCGACCTGTTCTGCCGTGACCAGTTCACTGGCTTTCTCGGTGGGTAAACCGTCGGAATCGGCCGCGGGACGAGCGACTACGTCCGTGAGGACGTAAAGTATAAGCGTATGATGGTGATTGACTAGGTATGTTAAATCTCGACGACGAGCAGCGGATGGTCGTACAGATGCTGTCGGAACTCGCGGAGAACGAGTTCGCTGACCGCGCGTTCCAGTGGGACGGCGAGTTCCCATGGGAAAATATCGAGTTGCTGGCCGACCAGGGGTTCATGGGAATCAACCTCCCTGAAGAGTACGGCGGCGGCGGCATGACGGAGTTCGAGGCTATCCTCGCGCTCGAGACCATCGGCCGGGTCTGTCCCGACACGGCCAACGCGCTCTACGGGCAGTCGATGGTGACGCCACGCGCGGTCGACATGTTTGGCACTGAGGCGGCCAAAGAGAAGTACATCCCACCGGTCTGTGCCGGTGAGTCCGCACTCGCTATCGCAATCAGCGAACCGCACGCCGGGAGTGACGCTGGCGCGATGGATACCCGCCTCGAGGAGAAGGACGGCGACTACTACCTCTCCGGCGAGAAAATCTGGGTTAGCTACGTCAAGGAATCCGATGCGGCCGTCGTCTGGGCGCGGTTCCCCGACGGCAACCTAGGTACCGTCATTATGGACTTCGACGCGCCCGGCATCGAAATCGGTGAACACTACGAGAATATGGCCGGCCACGTCCAGACTCATTTCTTTATGGAGGATGTCCCAATCCCCGAGGAGAACATCCTCGTTCAGGGGAAGGAAGCACTCAAAGAGCAACTGAAGGCCCTCAACTGGGAGCGCTGTGGGAGTTCGGCGTATGCCAACGCCATCGCTCGGTGTGCGTACGACCACGCGCTGGCGTACGCGAAGGAGCGCGAGCAGTTCGACCAGCCCATCGGTGAATTCCAGGGGATGCGCTGGAAGTTCGCGGACATGGCGAAGGAACTCGAAGCGTCCCGGTCGCTCACCTACCGCGCCGCGCTGAACGCGGAGGCGCAGGGGAGAGTGCCCGACCGGCTGGAGACCAGTATCGCGAAACTCTACTCTGGCGAGATGGTTGAGTACGTCGTCAGCGAAGCACTCCAAGCGTTCGGATCTACTGGGTACCAGCAGGATCACCCGTTAGAGTACCTGTACCGCCTCCAGCGCAGTCGCCGCATCGCCGCCGGGACCGATGAGATTATGAAGAACAACGTGGCCGACGAGGTCTTCGGGAACGGCCTCCCCGACCTAACCTGACCGCGGCCCGTCGTCTAGGCGCGCTCGCTCCCTCCGTAGCCACACCTCTCTCACCGTCGACACAGAAGTACTGTGCGACTGCACCTGAATCAAGGCAAAGACTTACACTGGTATGAGAAGTAGGTGGCAGTAATGGCAGCGAACGAACCGGTGTACATAGCAGGTGCCTTCGAACATCCGACCCGGGAAGCACCCGACAAGTCGGAGATGCAACTACACGCCGAGGTGGCGAAGGGCGCGCTTGATGACGCCGGCCTGCCGAAGGCCGATGTTGACGCGTTCTTTACCGCCGGTGTCCCCGAGTATGAGTTCGCTCTCTCGCCGCTCGTGGTCGCCGATTACCTCGGCCTCGACGTGTCGTATGCTGACACGACCGATTACGGCGGTTCGTCGTACATCGCGCACGTCGGCCACGCAGCGAGCGCGATTCGAGATGGGAAGTGCGACGTCGCGCTCGTCACGCTCGCCGGCCGACCTCGATCACGCGGGCAAGCGACAGGGTCTGGTGCTCGTGAACTCCGGACCATGCAGGACAGTTTCGAGCGCATCTACGGCGCCACCAATATTTCGATGTACGGGATGGCTGCACGCCGGCACATGCACGAGTACGGAACGACACCGGAGCAACTCGCGGAGGTCCGCGTCGCCGCGTCCCAGCACGCTCAGTACAACGACCAGGCGATGTATCAGGACCCGGTGACTGTTGAGGATGTAGTTGAGTCCAAGGTCGTCGCCGACCCCCTCCACCTGCTCGACTGCTGTGTCATCTCTGACGGTGGCGGCGCGCTTGTAATCGTCTCCGAGGACGCTCGCGCCGAACTCAACCGCAAGTGTGTCGAGGTGCTCGGCCATGGCGAGTCACCGAGTCATCACGATGCCGGCCGCATCGACCTCACGACGACTGGTGCGGTCCAGTCCGGTCGTCGTGCCTTTGAGGAGGCTGGGCTTGCCCCCGAGCACGTCGACTATGCCTCCATCTACGACTCATTCACCATCACCGTCCTCGAAGCCATCGAAGACCTCGGGTTCTGTGCGAAAGGTGAGGGGGGGGAGTTCATCGAAGGGGGGACACTTCAAGCACCCGACGGTGACCTCCCTTTCAATACTGACGGTGGTGGGCTCTGCTCGAATCATCCCGCCAACCGGGGTGGTATGACAAAGGTCGTTGAGGCCGTCCGGCAACTTCGGGGCGAAGCCAATCCGGAGGTACAGGTAGACGCGGACGTCGCCATCGCACACGGCACAGGTGGGAGCATCGCGACGCGACACGGTGCTGCTACGGTGGTTCTCGGAGGTGAAGACCGATGACGTGGGAGCCACGTCCCGTGCCCGACGTGACACCGGAGACTGAACCCTTCTGGAAGGGCGCGTCTGAGGGCCGCCTGCTCCTGAGCGAGTGCCAAGACTGCGGACTCGTATATCACTACCCCCGGGTGCTCTGTCCCGACTGTTTCAGCGAGGATGTAGAGTGGCTCGAAGCCGACGGTGAGGGCGAGGTGTATTCCTACTCGGTCACGCGCACGATGAGTGGTTGGCCTAAGGAGGACCTCCCGCTAGTTGTCGCTTACGTCGAACTCGACGAGGGGCCGCGACTGATGACGAACATCCAGGCCGACCAGGACGTGGTCGATGTCGGTACGCGCGTTACAGTCCGGTTCAAGGAAACTGAGACAAACGACATCGCCATCCCGGTTTTCGTCCCCATCTCGGCAGAGAGGTGAGACTATGCACCGAATATGCCTAGGAAATACAGTCTTCGAGGGGCTGAACAACGCGTACCTGTTTCCCTACGAGCAGACGACGCTCATCGACACAGGAGTCGACACACCCGCCGTACGCACCGAGCTTCGGGCGGCCCTCGACGAAGTGGGGTATTCCCTCGCCGACATCGACCGAGTGCTGCTGACTCACTACCATCCCGACCACTCGGGACTGGCAGCCGCGATTCAGGACGCTGGTGGTGCGTCAGTCCACGTCCACGAGGCTGACGCTCCGATGGTTCGCAAAGACGAGGCCGCGTGGGCGAGCTTCGAAGAACGCCAGCAAACCTGCTATGATGAGTGGGATATCCCGACGGACAAGCGAACAGAACTCCGGGCCGAGATGGCCAGCTCAATGGATCTCTACGGTCCGCCAGTGAGGGTAACGCCGTTCGTCGATGGCGATCGATTCAAGCTCGGTATCTATTCGCTCGAGGTTGTTCACACGCCTGGTCATACGGCGGGACAGTGCTGTTTCGTTGACCGCGAGCGGGGAACCGTCTTCAGCGGTGACACACTCCTTCCCCACTACACGCCGAACGTCGGCGGCGCGGATGTCCGGATGGATGAGTCGCTCGAACAGTACCTAACGAGCCTCGATCGCCTGATAGAGGGTAAGTTCGATCATGCGTTGCCTGGCCATCGCGAGGCCATCGTTGACCCAGCGGCATGCGCCCGTGACATCGTCCGCCATCACGAGGAGCGAGCGTACAGAATCGTTGCGTATCTCGACGAGGCTGGTCCAGCGACGACGTGGGAGGTCAGCGACCATTTGTTCGGCGACCTCGAGAGCATCCACATCCTGCACGGCCCGGGCGAAGCTCACGCCCATCTGGAACATCTGTGCATGGCAGATGACATCGAGAAGACGGACGGCGGTTACACCCTGGCCCCCGAGACAGCGACGCGACTCCGTGACGACGAGGGAGACCGCTGGCCGCTCCGAGTCTCTTCCTGAGCGCGTCGTGAACATTTAACCCGGTCGCCGACGGGATGGGGCGTATGCTGGAATGGCCGGAGGCCACAATCTACCAGGGCCTCACCTCTGTCGCCGCGTCTGCACCGTCCAGTCTCGCCCTCATCTTTGAGGACGAGACGACCACCTACGGCGAACTCGTCGCCGAGAGTCGTCGCCTCGCCCGCGCGCTTGCCGCCCTTGACGTCGGCGTGGGCGACACTATCGCCATCTGGCTTCGCAACCGACCTGCTTGGATCGAAGCACAACTCGCCGCCTCGTATCTCGGCGCATCAGTGGTTGCCGTGAACACGCGCTGTGGGTCCCGAGACCTCGACCATGTCCTTAACGATGCGGGCGTCGGGGTCGTCCTTACCGAGCCGGGGAGCAGTGACCCCACGCATCTCGAGATGCTCGCGTCGCTCGCCCCGGGAATTGTCGACGCCGACCTGGATGCCTTCTCGCCGGATCGCTATCCGGACCTGTCTCACGTCGTGACGACGACAGCGGCGCCGGGCTACGACGCCGTTAGGTCGCTCCAGGAAATGAAGGACATGGCAACGGCGGCCCCGACACCAGACCCGGTTGATACGCCTGCGGCCTCAGCGTGCGTCTTCTACACCAGCGGGACTACAGGCGATTCGAAGGGGTGCCCGCAGTCGAACCGGTCGCTTCTGAATCACTCCTACCAGGTTGGCGAACACTTCGACCTCTCGTCCGACGACGTGGCTCTCGGTGCCCTCCCATTCTGTGGTATTATGGGTCACAATACGTTTCTGAGCGCGCTGGCTCACGGCATCCCGCTGGTACTCCAGCCGGAGTTCGACGCGGCGGCGGCGATTGACCTGATCGAGACCCATGAGGTGACCTACTTCTCGGCTATCGGGTCAATGTACGAACGGATGGTTGTGACTGAGGAATTCACGTCCGAGCGGGTCACTACTCTTTCGAAAGGTGCCGTGGCGTTTGTCAGTGGGACCGATCGAGAGACGTTCGAGCGTGTCGAGGGCGCAGTCGGGTTCCCGCTAGTACGGCCCTACGGCCTCTCGGAGGCCAACAGCCAGGTGTTTGTCGGCGACCCGGACGCCACGGTCGAAGAACGCTTCCGCACTGGCGGCCCCCCGGTCCATCCTGACGAGGAAGCGGCACGGGTCGTCGACCCCGAAACGGGCGACCCGCTCCCGACTGACGAACAAGGGGAACTCTGCCTCCGGGGGTACAACGTCATCGATAGCTATCTGGGACGGCCGGAGGCGACGGCGGCGGCCGTCGACGAGGACGGTTGGTTCCATACCGGCGACCTTGCAGAGCGCGGTCCAGACGGGGTCTATTACCACGCCCGGATGGACGACGCTCTCCGTGTCCGGGGTTTCCTGGTCGCGCCGCGAGCGGTCGAACGGGCAGTCGAGTCCCACCCTGCAGTCGACGCTGCGCAGGTGGTCGGGGCACCTCACCCCCGCCATGGGCAGGTCCCCGTGGCGTTCGTCACGGGCGAGGACGCGGACGAGACTGCCGTCCGCGAGTTCCTTGTGGACCGCCTCGCGGACTACAAGGTCCCCGAGCGGGTGTTCGCCGTCGCGTCATTCCCTCGTACCGACGGTCCCCACGGGCGGAAGATACAGAAACACGAACTCCGCGACCGGGTCGAGACGCTATTTGAGGGGTGAGTGTCGTCGTCGTTGCGGCCGATCTAACGATGGGCACGCCGCAACGTTTTATATCGGTGGCTGGGGAAGTCACCTGTACATGTCCATCGAGACAGTTGCGGACATTCAGCAAGTGACAGTCATCGGCGCCGGTGAGATGGGACGCGGTATCGCCGCCGTCGCGGCCCTAGCGGGCTACGATACGATACTCCAAGATATCGACGAGGACCAGCTCAATGACGCGATTGAGCAGGTAAAGTGGAGTTACGGCAAGATTGTAGACGATGAGGATGTCACGGAGGCGGATGTTGAGGCAGCACTCGACCGGATTACATCCACTACGTCGCTTGAGGAGGCTGTCGCCAATACCGACATCGTGACTGAAGCCGCCGTTGAGAAACAGGCCGTCAAGGAGGACATCTTCGAGTCCGTCGACAACCTAGCTCCCGACGAGGCCATCCTGACGACGAACACGTCCGGACTCAACATCACCCGGCTGGCAGAAGTGACCGATCGACCTTCACAGGTCGCCGGTACTCACTGGTTCAATCCACCGATGCTGATGGATCTCGTGGAGATTATCGAGACCGAACACGTCGACTCACAAGTCGTTGACGTGGTAGAAGACCTCATCAAGGACTTCGAGAAGACGCCTATCCGTTGTCGCCGCGACGTGCCAATGTTCATCGTCAACCGCTGTATGCGACCTTACGGCGAGGCGGCGGCGTGGCTAGTTTACTATGACAAAGCGGAAATTGAGGAAGTCGACTCGGCGATGAAGTACCGTGAGGGCTTCCCAATGGGTCCCTTCGAGCTGGCTGATTTCACGGGCGGCATCCAAGTGCGCGTCGAAAGCGAGGAGGATCACCTCAACGACCCTCGCCCGCTCAACTACGATACCCGATACTGCCCGCTTCTACATGAGCGGTACGAGAAGGGTCACTACGGCCGGAAGTCTGGAAAGGGCTTCTACGACTATTCCGATCAGGACGAACCCGGTATCGATCCTGAGGCGGGCAAGGATGTCGACGTCCTGAAGATTTGGGCGCCGGTCATCAACGAGGCTGCGAAGATGGTCCAACATGACGTAGCGACGGTCGAGGACGTCGACACGGGGATGAAACTCGGTGGGAACTGGCCGGTTGGGCCGTTCGAGAAGGCCGACGAGGTGGGTGCGGAGACGGTCGTCCGGACCTGCGTCGAACTGGCTAACATGCACGAGCGTGTTGAGAACCTCGCCGAGACCCTCCCCTGTGACCTGCTCGTCGAGAAAGCGAAGGGAGACGAGACGTTCTACTGACGACCCACGCACCGGTTCTTATAAGACGATGGCCGCCATTACTTCTCAATGACCCGACGTGACAACTAATAGTGTCCCTCTCGACGAGGCCGAGTACCGGCCCGTCGGGAACTGCTACGAGGATTTCGAGGTGGGACGGACGTTCGAACACCATTGGGGTCGGACCGTGACCGACGGCGACAACGCACGGTTCACGACTCTCCGCATCAACCGGAATCCGCTGTATTTCAACGAGGAGTACGCGGCCACTTACGGGCACGAAAACGTGGTTATCGATCCACTGCTCGTGTTCAACACCATCCTCGGTCTCACGGTCGAGGACCTCAGCGAACGTGGTGGGCTCTTCCTTGGTGTGGACGACTGCACCTTCCATAAGCAACTGACGGTCGGCGCTACGCTAACCGCAGAGAGTGAGGTGCTAGACCGTCGACAGAGTGACTCGCGCCCAGACTTCGGGATCGTCACTTGGCGGACCCGCGGCTATGACGGCGAAGGCGACCTAGTCATTGAATACGATCGGACGAACATGGTGCCAAAGCGGTCCGATGAGGAGGGTGACGCATGACGGGCGAGCGCGATCCCGAATCGATGACGAGCGACGACACGTACTTCGAGGACTTCACCGCCGGCGACGTCTACGAACACGCTCGCGGGAAGACCCTCTCGGAAGATGAGATGCATGGCGTCGCTCATATGACGATGAACACTGCCGAGGCGCACTTCAACGCAGATGAGATGCGTGACTCTGAGCACGGCGAGCGTATCAACTACGGTGGAACAACGATGAGCATCGTCCTTGGACTGGCGAGTTCTGACACAACCGAGAACGTCGTCCAGACGACGGGTCTCGATGGCATTCGCTTCCACGCGCCTGTGCAGGCTGGAGACACGCTCTACGCAGTGACGAAGGTGCTTGAGACCGACGCCGACGCGACCGACAACCCGGATACCGGGTTCGTCCGTTTTGAGCACTATGGTCTGAACGAGGACGAGGACCACATATTTACCGGCGTCCAAGAGTGCGTCGTGAA contains:
- a CDS encoding class I adenylate-forming enzyme family protein, with protein sequence MLEWPEATIYQGLTSVAASAPSSLALIFEDETTTYGELVAESRRLARALAALDVGVGDTIAIWLRNRPAWIEAQLAASYLGASVVAVNTRCGSRDLDHVLNDAGVGVVLTEPGSSDPTHLEMLASLAPGIVDADLDAFSPDRYPDLSHVVTTTAAPGYDAVRSLQEMKDMATAAPTPDPVDTPAASACVFYTSGTTGDSKGCPQSNRSLLNHSYQVGEHFDLSSDDVALGALPFCGIMGHNTFLSALAHGIPLVLQPEFDAAAAIDLIETHEVTYFSAIGSMYERMVVTEEFTSERVTTLSKGAVAFVSGTDRETFERVEGAVGFPLVRPYGLSEANSQVFVGDPDATVEERFRTGGPPVHPDEEAARVVDPETGDPLPTDEQGELCLRGYNVIDSYLGRPEATAAAVDEDGWFHTGDLAERGPDGVYYHARMDDALRVRGFLVAPRAVERAVESHPAVDAAQVVGAPHPRHGQVPVAFVTGEDADETAVREFLVDRLADYKVPERVFAVASFPRTDGPHGRKIQKHELRDRVETLFEG
- a CDS encoding 3-hydroxyacyl-CoA dehydrogenase produces the protein MSIETVADIQQVTVIGAGEMGRGIAAVAALAGYDTILQDIDEDQLNDAIEQVKWSYGKIVDDEDVTEADVEAALDRITSTTSLEEAVANTDIVTEAAVEKQAVKEDIFESVDNLAPDEAILTTNTSGLNITRLAEVTDRPSQVAGTHWFNPPMLMDLVEIIETEHVDSQVVDVVEDLIKDFEKTPIRCRRDVPMFIVNRCMRPYGEAAAWLVYYDKAEIEEVDSAMKYREGFPMGPFELADFTGGIQVRVESEEDHLNDPRPLNYDTRYCPLLHERYEKGHYGRKSGKGFYDYSDQDEPGIDPEAGKDVDVLKIWAPVINEAAKMVQHDVATVEDVDTGMKLGGNWPVGPFEKADEVGAETVVRTCVELANMHERVENLAETLPCDLLVEKAKGDETFY
- a CDS encoding MaoC family dehydratase — encoded protein: MTTNSVPLDEAEYRPVGNCYEDFEVGRTFEHHWGRTVTDGDNARFTTLRINRNPLYFNEEYAATYGHENVVIDPLLVFNTILGLTVEDLSERGGLFLGVDDCTFHKQLTVGATLTAESEVLDRRQSDSRPDFGIVTWRTRGYDGEGDLVIEYDRTNMVPKRSDEEGDA
- a CDS encoding MaoC family dehydratase; the encoded protein is MTGERDPESMTSDDTYFEDFTAGDVYEHARGKTLSEDEMHGVAHMTMNTAEAHFNADEMRDSEHGERINYGGTTMSIVLGLASSDTTENVVQTTGLDGIRFHAPVQAGDTLYAVTKVLETDADATDNPDTGFVRFEHYGLNEDEDHIFTGVQECVVKCRPGDER